A DNA window from Ranitomeya imitator isolate aRanImi1 chromosome 2, aRanImi1.pri, whole genome shotgun sequence contains the following coding sequences:
- the APEX2 gene encoding DNA-(apurinic or apyrimidinic site) endonuclease 2 isoform X2, producing the protein MSGVCDRMKIVSWNINGIRATRVGLKEILDSLDADIICLQETKVTRDLLEEPVAIVEGYNSYFSFSRVRSGYSGVATFCKSSTTPLAAEEGLGGRLTGQKGSIGCYGDTEEFSEEELLSLDQEGRAVITQHKILTADNKEDTLTVINVYCPRADPEKPERKTYKLRFYRLLQIRAETILKNRGHVIILGDVNTSHKPLDHCDPTDLEVFEENPGRQWLNQFLVNPDDKTEDSCEPSSRQFLDSFRYFHPTQKNAFTCWCSASGARQTNYGTRIDYILGNRKLVEAEFLDSMIMPEVEGSDHCPVKALMRCGPLAADKCPSLCTKYLPEFAGRQQKLSQFLVKKNKTLEILADEAKVLSTSQSSTEGSEKSSARKRTTEEVSTNNGKKVKPVSKGGQGNLLGFFKPVISKPTTSVDVRNTPASEAQNMKVTAQCAPTSGTQNGNQQQSAFWKTLLKGPPPPPTCKGHGEPCVLRTVKKAGPNCGRQFYVCARPEGHSSNPQARCNFFLWVNKKSGADV; encoded by the exons ATGAGCGGCGTCTGTGACAG AATGAAGATCGTAAGCTGGAATATTAACGGTATTCGAGCAACTCGTGTAGGACTAAAAGAAATTTTGGACTCGTTAGACGCCGACATCATCTGTCTTCAGGAAACTAAAGTCACTA gagACTTGCTGGAGGAGCCTGTCGCTATCGTAGAGGGGTATAATTCCTACTTCAGTTTCAGCCGTGTGAGAAGTGGATACTCTG GAGTTGCTACATTCTGTAAAAGCAGCACAACccctctggctgcagaggaggGACTCGGTGGGAGACTGACTGGTCAGAAAGGGTCTATCGGCTGCTATGGTGACACAGAAGAGTTCTCTGAAGAGGAGCTGCTGTCTCTGGACCAGGAGGGGAGAGCGGTGATCACACAGCACAAGATTCT CACAGCGGACAATAAGGAGGACACCCTGACTGTCATCAATGTTTACTGCCCAAGAGCAGACCCGGAGAAGCCTGAACGCAAGACCTACAAGCTGCGCTTTTACCGTTTGCTTCAGATCCGGGCAGAAACTATTCTGAAAAATAGAGG CCATGTGATTATACTGGGTGATGTGAATACGTCTCATAAACCCCTTGACCACTGTGATCCAACCGATTTG GAAGTGTTTGAGGAGAACCCAGGACGTCAGTGGTTGAACCAGTTCCTCGTTAACCCTGACGATAAAACAGAAGATTCGTGTGAACCGAGCAGCAGGCAATTTCTTGACAGCTTCCGATACTTCCACCCGACTCAGAAGAATGCATTTACATGCTGGTGCTCTGCCTCGGGTGCTCGGCAGACCAACTATGGCACTCGCATAGACTATATTCTGGGCAACAGGAAACTGGTGGAAGCTGAGTTTTTGGATTCCATGATTATGCCAGAGGTTGAAGGATCTGACCATTGTCCAGTTAAGGCACTGATGAGATGTGGGCCATTAGCAGCTGACAAATGCCCGTCGCTATGCACCAAATACCTCCCAGAATTTGCTGGTCGGCAGCAGAAACTCTCTCAGTTTCTTGTTAAAAAGAACAAAACTCTTGAAATTCTTGCTGATGAAGCCAAGGTGCTGTCAACTTCTCAGTCCTCAACTGAGGGCTCAGAAAAAAGTTCTGCCCGCAAGAGGACAACTGAGGAGGTTAGTACAAATAATGGTAAGAAAGTCAAACCGGTCTCCAAAGGCGGACAGGGCAATCTGCTCGGCTTCTTCAAACCTGTGATCTCCAAGCCAACAACTTCGGTTGACGTCCGGAATACTCCTGCGTCTGAGGCTCAGAACATGAAGGTGACGGCACAATGTGCTCCGACCTCTGGAACGCAAAATGGAAACCAACAGCAAAGTGCCTTCTGGAAGACCCTTCTAAAAGGACCACCTCCCCCACCCACTTGTAAGGGACACGGAGAGCCTTGTGTCTTGCGAACGGTGAAGAAGGCCGGTCCTAACTGCGGCCGACAGTTTTATGTCTGTGCACGGCCTGAAGGCCACTCTTCCAACCCACAGGCGCGATGCAACTTTTTTCTGTGGGTCAACAAAAAATCTGGCGCAGACGTATGA
- the APEX2 gene encoding DNA-(apurinic or apyrimidinic site) endonuclease 2 isoform X3: MKIVSWNINGIRATRVGLKEILDSLDADIICLQETKVTRDLLEEPVAIVEGYNSYFSFSRVRSGYSGVATFCKSSTTPLAAEEGLGGRLTGQKGSIGCYGDTEEFSEEELLSLDQEGRAVITQHKILTADNKEDTLTVINVYCPRADPEKPERKTYKLRFYRLLQIRAETILKNRGHVIILGDVNTSHKPLDHCDPTDLEVFEENPGRQWLNQFLVNPDDKTEDSCEPSSRQFLDSFRYFHPTQKNAFTCWCSASGARQTNYGTRIDYILGNRKLVEAEFLDSMIMPEVEGSDHCPVKALMRCGPLAADKCPSLCTKYLPEFAGRQQKLSQFLVKKNKTLEILADEAKVLSTSQSSTEGSEKSSARKRTTEEVSTNNGKKVKPVSKGGQGNLLGFFKPVISKPTTSVDVRNTPASEAQNMKVTAQCAPTSGTQNGNQQQSAFWKTLLKGPPPPPTCKGHGEPCVLRTVKKAGPNCGRQFYVCARPEGHSSNPQARCNFFLWVNKKSGADV, translated from the exons ATGAAGATCGTAAGCTGGAATATTAACGGTATTCGAGCAACTCGTGTAGGACTAAAAGAAATTTTGGACTCGTTAGACGCCGACATCATCTGTCTTCAGGAAACTAAAGTCACTA gagACTTGCTGGAGGAGCCTGTCGCTATCGTAGAGGGGTATAATTCCTACTTCAGTTTCAGCCGTGTGAGAAGTGGATACTCTG GAGTTGCTACATTCTGTAAAAGCAGCACAACccctctggctgcagaggaggGACTCGGTGGGAGACTGACTGGTCAGAAAGGGTCTATCGGCTGCTATGGTGACACAGAAGAGTTCTCTGAAGAGGAGCTGCTGTCTCTGGACCAGGAGGGGAGAGCGGTGATCACACAGCACAAGATTCT CACAGCGGACAATAAGGAGGACACCCTGACTGTCATCAATGTTTACTGCCCAAGAGCAGACCCGGAGAAGCCTGAACGCAAGACCTACAAGCTGCGCTTTTACCGTTTGCTTCAGATCCGGGCAGAAACTATTCTGAAAAATAGAGG CCATGTGATTATACTGGGTGATGTGAATACGTCTCATAAACCCCTTGACCACTGTGATCCAACCGATTTG GAAGTGTTTGAGGAGAACCCAGGACGTCAGTGGTTGAACCAGTTCCTCGTTAACCCTGACGATAAAACAGAAGATTCGTGTGAACCGAGCAGCAGGCAATTTCTTGACAGCTTCCGATACTTCCACCCGACTCAGAAGAATGCATTTACATGCTGGTGCTCTGCCTCGGGTGCTCGGCAGACCAACTATGGCACTCGCATAGACTATATTCTGGGCAACAGGAAACTGGTGGAAGCTGAGTTTTTGGATTCCATGATTATGCCAGAGGTTGAAGGATCTGACCATTGTCCAGTTAAGGCACTGATGAGATGTGGGCCATTAGCAGCTGACAAATGCCCGTCGCTATGCACCAAATACCTCCCAGAATTTGCTGGTCGGCAGCAGAAACTCTCTCAGTTTCTTGTTAAAAAGAACAAAACTCTTGAAATTCTTGCTGATGAAGCCAAGGTGCTGTCAACTTCTCAGTCCTCAACTGAGGGCTCAGAAAAAAGTTCTGCCCGCAAGAGGACAACTGAGGAGGTTAGTACAAATAATGGTAAGAAAGTCAAACCGGTCTCCAAAGGCGGACAGGGCAATCTGCTCGGCTTCTTCAAACCTGTGATCTCCAAGCCAACAACTTCGGTTGACGTCCGGAATACTCCTGCGTCTGAGGCTCAGAACATGAAGGTGACGGCACAATGTGCTCCGACCTCTGGAACGCAAAATGGAAACCAACAGCAAAGTGCCTTCTGGAAGACCCTTCTAAAAGGACCACCTCCCCCACCCACTTGTAAGGGACACGGAGAGCCTTGTGTCTTGCGAACGGTGAAGAAGGCCGGTCCTAACTGCGGCCGACAGTTTTATGTCTGTGCACGGCCTGAAGGCCACTCTTCCAACCCACAGGCGCGATGCAACTTTTTTCTGTGGGTCAACAAAAAATCTGGCGCAGACGTATGA
- the APEX2 gene encoding DNA-(apurinic or apyrimidinic site) endonuclease 2 isoform X1 translates to MAGDWRESCRMKIVSWNINGIRATRVGLKEILDSLDADIICLQETKVTRDLLEEPVAIVEGYNSYFSFSRVRSGYSGVATFCKSSTTPLAAEEGLGGRLTGQKGSIGCYGDTEEFSEEELLSLDQEGRAVITQHKILTADNKEDTLTVINVYCPRADPEKPERKTYKLRFYRLLQIRAETILKNRGHVIILGDVNTSHKPLDHCDPTDLEVFEENPGRQWLNQFLVNPDDKTEDSCEPSSRQFLDSFRYFHPTQKNAFTCWCSASGARQTNYGTRIDYILGNRKLVEAEFLDSMIMPEVEGSDHCPVKALMRCGPLAADKCPSLCTKYLPEFAGRQQKLSQFLVKKNKTLEILADEAKVLSTSQSSTEGSEKSSARKRTTEEVSTNNGKKVKPVSKGGQGNLLGFFKPVISKPTTSVDVRNTPASEAQNMKVTAQCAPTSGTQNGNQQQSAFWKTLLKGPPPPPTCKGHGEPCVLRTVKKAGPNCGRQFYVCARPEGHSSNPQARCNFFLWVNKKSGADV, encoded by the exons ATGGCGGGGGACTGGCGGGAGAGCTGTAG AATGAAGATCGTAAGCTGGAATATTAACGGTATTCGAGCAACTCGTGTAGGACTAAAAGAAATTTTGGACTCGTTAGACGCCGACATCATCTGTCTTCAGGAAACTAAAGTCACTA gagACTTGCTGGAGGAGCCTGTCGCTATCGTAGAGGGGTATAATTCCTACTTCAGTTTCAGCCGTGTGAGAAGTGGATACTCTG GAGTTGCTACATTCTGTAAAAGCAGCACAACccctctggctgcagaggaggGACTCGGTGGGAGACTGACTGGTCAGAAAGGGTCTATCGGCTGCTATGGTGACACAGAAGAGTTCTCTGAAGAGGAGCTGCTGTCTCTGGACCAGGAGGGGAGAGCGGTGATCACACAGCACAAGATTCT CACAGCGGACAATAAGGAGGACACCCTGACTGTCATCAATGTTTACTGCCCAAGAGCAGACCCGGAGAAGCCTGAACGCAAGACCTACAAGCTGCGCTTTTACCGTTTGCTTCAGATCCGGGCAGAAACTATTCTGAAAAATAGAGG CCATGTGATTATACTGGGTGATGTGAATACGTCTCATAAACCCCTTGACCACTGTGATCCAACCGATTTG GAAGTGTTTGAGGAGAACCCAGGACGTCAGTGGTTGAACCAGTTCCTCGTTAACCCTGACGATAAAACAGAAGATTCGTGTGAACCGAGCAGCAGGCAATTTCTTGACAGCTTCCGATACTTCCACCCGACTCAGAAGAATGCATTTACATGCTGGTGCTCTGCCTCGGGTGCTCGGCAGACCAACTATGGCACTCGCATAGACTATATTCTGGGCAACAGGAAACTGGTGGAAGCTGAGTTTTTGGATTCCATGATTATGCCAGAGGTTGAAGGATCTGACCATTGTCCAGTTAAGGCACTGATGAGATGTGGGCCATTAGCAGCTGACAAATGCCCGTCGCTATGCACCAAATACCTCCCAGAATTTGCTGGTCGGCAGCAGAAACTCTCTCAGTTTCTTGTTAAAAAGAACAAAACTCTTGAAATTCTTGCTGATGAAGCCAAGGTGCTGTCAACTTCTCAGTCCTCAACTGAGGGCTCAGAAAAAAGTTCTGCCCGCAAGAGGACAACTGAGGAGGTTAGTACAAATAATGGTAAGAAAGTCAAACCGGTCTCCAAAGGCGGACAGGGCAATCTGCTCGGCTTCTTCAAACCTGTGATCTCCAAGCCAACAACTTCGGTTGACGTCCGGAATACTCCTGCGTCTGAGGCTCAGAACATGAAGGTGACGGCACAATGTGCTCCGACCTCTGGAACGCAAAATGGAAACCAACAGCAAAGTGCCTTCTGGAAGACCCTTCTAAAAGGACCACCTCCCCCACCCACTTGTAAGGGACACGGAGAGCCTTGTGTCTTGCGAACGGTGAAGAAGGCCGGTCCTAACTGCGGCCGACAGTTTTATGTCTGTGCACGGCCTGAAGGCCACTCTTCCAACCCACAGGCGCGATGCAACTTTTTTCTGTGGGTCAACAAAAAATCTGGCGCAGACGTATGA